The proteins below come from a single Crossiella sp. CA-258035 genomic window:
- a CDS encoding PP2C family protein-serine/threonine phosphatase: MNRDTSPVLDLSQLKAGLRARCAEHGVPVETRARLVLAVALLARPVLAAGQPVRVTDEVDPSGPLLVITLRLPEHTPVAGADLPLVPEPGGPGVAVWRIPVPQVPPAPDCPAETAAEQELAAVLARLDGLEREQWELKHELAETNSGVLAMYVQLEERDEQLRRSHAQIFRQLEDALRPPPPVVPGVDLAVHYTPAEADAPTGGDLYDWFVLPDGSLHITVVDAVGHGVASTRNALHVTHAVRTLCLEGYPLGELVERTAIALRITDPRLMATVLLARLDPRTGRLELANGSHPPALLVRADGAAEYLTVPGRGVGFPLPGSFEVRTETLAEGDLLLLHTDGLTECRGDAEEGEARLLAAATAHAALPVGELTETVVAGLRTVVTHTDDTLLLAARYRTAPSPR, encoded by the coding sequence ATGAACAGGGACACCTCACCCGTCCTCGACCTGAGCCAGCTCAAGGCCGGGTTGCGCGCTCGGTGCGCCGAACACGGCGTGCCGGTGGAGACCAGGGCCCGGCTGGTGCTGGCGGTCGCGCTGCTGGCCCGGCCGGTGCTCGCGGCCGGGCAGCCGGTGCGGGTGACCGATGAGGTGGACCCGAGCGGCCCGCTGCTCGTGATCACCTTGCGGCTCCCGGAGCACACCCCGGTCGCGGGCGCGGACCTGCCGCTGGTGCCCGAGCCCGGCGGCCCCGGCGTGGCGGTGTGGCGGATCCCGGTGCCGCAGGTGCCGCCCGCACCGGACTGCCCGGCCGAGACCGCGGCCGAGCAGGAGCTGGCCGCCGTGCTGGCCCGCCTCGACGGCCTGGAACGCGAGCAGTGGGAGCTCAAGCACGAGCTGGCCGAGACCAACAGCGGCGTGCTGGCCATGTACGTGCAGCTGGAGGAGCGCGACGAGCAGCTGCGCCGCTCGCACGCGCAGATCTTCCGGCAGCTGGAGGACGCGCTGCGCCCGCCGCCGCCGGTGGTGCCGGGCGTGGACCTGGCCGTGCACTACACCCCGGCCGAGGCGGACGCGCCCACCGGCGGCGACCTCTACGACTGGTTCGTGCTGCCCGACGGCAGCCTGCACATCACCGTGGTGGACGCGGTCGGCCACGGCGTGGCCAGCACCCGCAACGCCCTGCACGTCACGCACGCGGTGCGCACGCTGTGCCTGGAGGGCTACCCGCTGGGGGAGCTGGTCGAGCGGACCGCGATCGCCCTGCGGATCACCGACCCGCGCCTGATGGCCACCGTGCTGCTCGCGCGCCTCGACCCGCGCACCGGCAGGCTGGAGCTGGCCAACGGCAGCCACCCACCGGCCCTGCTGGTGCGCGCCGACGGGGCCGCCGAGTACCTCACCGTGCCCGGCCGGGGTGTGGGTTTCCCGCTGCCGGGCAGCTTCGAGGTGCGCACCGAGACCCTGGCCGAGGGCGACCTGCTGCTGTTGCACACCGACGGGCTGACCGAATGCCGCGGCGACGCCGAGGAGGGCGAGGCCCGCCTGCTGGCCGCGGCCACGGCGCACGCCGCGCTGCCGGTGGGGGAGCTGACCGAGACCGTGGTGGCCGGGCTGCGCACCGTGGTCACCCACACCGACGACACCCTGCTGCTGGCCGCCCGCTACCGCACGGCGCCATCGCCCCGTTGA
- a CDS encoding cation:proton antiporter has product MNSLLLMIAVAIAVRSFAAARLDRWNLGAPVVTVAAGVVIGLVNESSIALALNTEATLYVAEIVLAVLLFVDATEVRGGRLWGSSPGLVARVLLIAMPLSLLAAVLLGWLLFPDLPWPMLLLLLAGVVVPIDFAPAERVVRDRGLPSRVRSVLNVESGYNDGIISPLFLFALILAGDQTQQRTPLDALATVLPFALKALLVGVLFGAALALLLTAAHRAGWLTEQSGRIAVLLVPLLTYTATVAIDGNGFVASFICGVTFRYVHRLAKARHIHRSPAGRDLLRAGVLDEDFRLLEDFTTLLTMTLWFVVGVSAVLAFSAGLPWQVALFCFAAITVVRILPVHLSLAGSALSQRERLQVGVLGPRGTTSVVFGLLAFNRLPEGPAADTILLVTVTLVLGSVLLHGIGAGPTVRWLTRAKSAGVLPPSAQRGDGAVR; this is encoded by the coding sequence ATGAACTCGCTACTGCTCATGATCGCGGTCGCCATCGCGGTCCGTTCCTTCGCCGCGGCCCGGCTGGACCGGTGGAACCTCGGCGCACCGGTGGTCACGGTCGCCGCCGGGGTGGTCATCGGCCTGGTCAACGAGAGCTCCATCGCGCTCGCGCTCAACACCGAGGCCACCCTGTACGTGGCCGAGATCGTGCTGGCCGTGCTGCTGTTCGTGGACGCCACCGAGGTCCGTGGCGGGCGGTTGTGGGGCAGCTCGCCCGGCCTGGTGGCCAGGGTGCTGCTCATCGCGATGCCGCTGAGCCTGCTCGCGGCGGTGTTGCTGGGCTGGCTGCTGTTCCCGGACCTGCCGTGGCCGATGCTGCTGCTGCTGCTCGCCGGGGTGGTCGTGCCGATCGACTTCGCCCCGGCCGAACGGGTCGTGCGCGACCGCGGCCTGCCCTCGCGGGTGCGCAGCGTGCTCAACGTGGAAAGCGGCTACAACGACGGCATCATCTCGCCGCTGTTCCTGTTCGCGTTGATCCTGGCCGGCGACCAGACCCAGCAACGGACCCCGCTGGACGCGCTGGCCACCGTGCTGCCCTTCGCGCTCAAGGCCCTGCTGGTCGGGGTGCTCTTCGGCGCGGCACTGGCGTTGCTGCTGACCGCGGCCCACCGCGCGGGCTGGCTCACCGAACAGTCCGGGCGCATCGCCGTGCTGCTGGTGCCGCTGCTGACCTACACCGCCACGGTGGCCATCGACGGCAACGGGTTCGTGGCCTCCTTCATCTGCGGCGTCACCTTCCGCTACGTCCACCGGCTGGCCAAGGCCCGGCACATCCACCGCTCCCCCGCCGGTCGCGACCTGCTGCGCGCCGGTGTGCTGGACGAGGACTTCCGCCTGCTCGAGGACTTCACCACGCTGCTGACCATGACGCTGTGGTTCGTGGTGGGCGTCAGCGCCGTGCTGGCCTTCTCCGCCGGGCTGCCGTGGCAGGTCGCGCTGTTCTGCTTCGCCGCGATCACCGTGGTGCGCATCCTCCCCGTGCACCTCTCCCTCGCCGGATCGGCGCTCTCCCAACGGGAACGCCTCCAGGTCGGGGTGCTCGGGCCACGCGGCACCACCTCGGTGGTGTTCGGGCTGCTCGCCTTCAACCGGCTGCCCGAGGGACCTGCCGCCGACACCATCCTGCTCGTCACGGTGACCTTGGTGCTGGGCAGTGTGCTGCTGCACGGCATCGGCGCGGGTCCCACCGTGCGGTGGCTGACGCGCGCGAAGTCAGCGGGTGTCCTGCCCCCGTCCGCTCAACGGGGCGATGGCGCCGTGCGGTAG